A single genomic interval of Lewinellaceae bacterium harbors:
- a CDS encoding S9 family peptidase — protein sequence MRKTVWAILLLSLFSCETDPREGETGILPEFKDIQVQYPDTYRDTTVVDDYFGMKVADPYRWLEEEDSPSTRRWVGQEQSLTNNYLKYIPYRDAIRQRLTRLWNYERYAPPVKRGDYYYLFKNDGLQNQDILFRMARLDSPLEVVLDPNRFSSDGTVSLGEYAFSQDGSMLAYQVSEAGSDWRSILIRDLSAGRNLQDTVHWVKFSEIAWFRDGFFYSRYPEPRPGEALTGSNEFHQVYYHKVGTPQSEDVLAFADRRNPKRNVNATTTDDERFLALSVMESTSGNALYFRDLRTDDLSFIPIVENFDNDFEVVGSDENNLYVLTNYKASNQRLLRINTREPGARYWQEVIPASGDVLQEVYFFGGKLIAHYLHDAYSQLKVFSTEGQEEKTIELPGIGAVLSVAGRKDSPEVFYEFSSLIQPGTIYRLDLDTYAQSVYKQPGSDFDTDAYEVRQVRYQSYDGTEIPMFIVHRKGLKPGGAHPTLLYGYGGFNIPVLPVFNRTRYMLFPVVLENGGVCAIASIRGGGEFGAAWHEAGTKHRKQNVFDDFQAAAEYLIANQYTNPSKLAIHGASNGGLLVGACLVQRPDLYAVALPAVGVMDMLRYQKFTIGWAWADDYGLSDNKEDFDYLFAYSPLHNIAREKYPATMITTADHDDRVVPAHSFKFGATLQARQEGGAPILIRIETSAGHGAGSPTSKRIEAGADMLAFMLYNMKEGVIYSAASE from the coding sequence ATGAGAAAAACCGTATGGGCCATTTTACTGCTAAGCCTGTTCTCCTGTGAGACGGACCCCAGGGAAGGCGAAACAGGCATTTTACCCGAATTTAAGGATATCCAGGTCCAGTACCCCGATACCTACCGCGACACCACCGTGGTGGACGACTATTTTGGCATGAAGGTAGCCGACCCCTACCGCTGGCTGGAGGAGGAAGATTCGCCTTCCACCCGCCGGTGGGTCGGCCAGGAGCAATCGCTTACCAACAACTACCTGAAATACATTCCCTATAGGGATGCCATTCGGCAGCGGCTCACCCGGCTGTGGAATTATGAGCGCTACGCTCCTCCCGTAAAAAGAGGGGATTATTACTACCTCTTTAAAAACGACGGGTTGCAAAACCAGGACATCCTCTTTCGGATGGCCAGGCTGGACAGCCCGCTGGAGGTTGTGCTCGACCCCAACCGCTTCTCCAGTGACGGCACTGTTTCCCTGGGAGAATACGCTTTTTCGCAGGACGGATCCATGCTCGCCTACCAGGTGTCCGAAGCGGGTTCCGACTGGCGGTCCATCCTGATCCGCGACCTGAGCGCCGGCCGCAACCTCCAGGACACCGTGCACTGGGTAAAATTTTCGGAGATCGCCTGGTTCCGCGACGGCTTTTTTTACTCCCGCTATCCGGAACCCCGCCCGGGAGAAGCCCTCACCGGCTCCAACGAGTTCCATCAGGTTTATTATCACAAGGTGGGCACGCCGCAGTCGGAAGACGTACTTGCCTTTGCCGACCGCCGCAACCCGAAGCGAAACGTTAACGCTACCACCACCGACGACGAGCGCTTCCTGGCGCTCAGCGTGATGGAATCGACCAGCGGCAACGCGCTTTACTTCCGGGACCTTCGCACAGACGACCTGTCCTTCATCCCGATTGTCGAAAATTTCGACAACGATTTTGAAGTGGTCGGCAGCGATGAGAACAACCTCTATGTGCTCACCAACTACAAAGCCTCCAATCAGCGCCTGCTGCGGATCAATACCCGCGAACCCGGCGCCCGTTACTGGCAGGAGGTCATCCCCGCTTCCGGCGATGTGCTGCAGGAGGTTTATTTCTTCGGAGGCAAACTCATCGCCCATTACCTGCACGACGCTTACAGCCAGCTGAAAGTGTTTTCGACGGAAGGCCAGGAGGAAAAAACCATTGAGCTGCCCGGCATCGGCGCCGTCCTCAGCGTCGCCGGCCGCAAAGACAGCCCCGAGGTTTTTTACGAGTTCTCCTCCCTCATTCAACCCGGCACGATCTACCGGCTCGACCTGGATACTTATGCCCAGTCGGTGTATAAACAACCCGGATCGGATTTTGACACCGACGCCTATGAGGTCCGGCAGGTGCGGTATCAAAGTTATGACGGAACGGAAATACCCATGTTTATCGTGCACCGCAAGGGGCTCAAGCCCGGCGGCGCCCATCCTACTTTGCTGTATGGATATGGCGGGTTCAACATCCCCGTCCTGCCTGTTTTCAACCGCACCCGGTACATGCTGTTCCCGGTGGTGCTGGAAAACGGCGGGGTGTGCGCCATAGCCAGTATCCGCGGGGGTGGAGAGTTCGGAGCAGCCTGGCACGAGGCGGGAACCAAACACCGCAAGCAGAATGTCTTCGACGACTTTCAGGCGGCGGCGGAATACCTCATTGCCAACCAGTATACCAACCCCTCCAAGCTGGCGATCCACGGCGCATCCAACGGCGGATTGCTGGTGGGCGCCTGCCTGGTGCAGCGCCCCGACCTCTACGCCGTAGCCCTGCCGGCGGTGGGCGTAATGGATATGCTGCGCTATCAGAAATTCACCATCGGATGGGCATGGGCCGATGACTATGGCCTGAGCGACAACAAAGAGGACTTCGACTACCTCTTCGCGTACTCTCCTTTGCACAACATTGCCCGGGAAAAGTATCCGGCCACCATGATCACTACTGCCGACCACGACGACCGGGTGGTGCCGGCTCATTCTTTTAAATTCGGGGCTACGCTACAGGCCCGGCAGGAGGGCGGCGCCCCCATTCTGATCCGGATCGAGACGAGCGCCGGGCATGGCGCCGGCAGCCCCACCTCGAAACGCATCGAGGCCGGAGCGGATATGCTGGCCTTTATGCTGTACAATATGAAGGAGGGTGTCATTTATTCCGCCGCTTCCGAGTGA
- a CDS encoding dipeptidase: MQQVQDYIQQNKERYLEELFGLLRIPSISADSDYKEDVVKAAEFVAESLRQAGADKVEICTTPGNPIVYGEKIIGPDKPTVLVYGHYDVQPPDPLELWESGPFEPVIKKTEEHPAGAIYARGSCDDKGQFFMHIKAFEAMNAKGALTCNMKFMIEGEEEVGSSHLGTFCRENAGKLACDTILISDTSIIANDVPSITVGLRGLSYVEVEVTGPNRDLHSGVYGGAVANPINVLCDMIASLQDENRRITIPGFYDDVVALSAAERAKMNEAPFDLEHYKKDLAIGDIQGETGFTTLERVSIRPTLDVNGIWGGYIGKGAKTVLPSKASAKISMRLVPNQDPDKITELFTRHFESIAPPSVKVKVIPHHGGQPAVTPTDTPEYKAASKAMEKAFGKTPIPAREGGSIPIVALFEEVLGAKSILMGFGLDSDAIHSPNEHYGLFNFYKGIETIPYFYDYYAKMK, translated from the coding sequence ATGCAACAAGTACAGGATTACATTCAGCAGAACAAGGAGCGTTATCTGGAAGAACTCTTTGGCCTGCTGCGCATCCCTTCCATTAGCGCCGACTCCGATTATAAAGAAGACGTCGTCAAAGCCGCCGAATTTGTGGCCGAAAGCCTGCGGCAGGCCGGCGCCGACAAAGTGGAAATCTGCACCACCCCCGGCAACCCCATTGTCTACGGCGAAAAGATCATCGGCCCCGATAAACCGACGGTGCTGGTCTACGGCCACTACGACGTGCAGCCGCCCGACCCGCTGGAGCTTTGGGAGTCCGGGCCCTTCGAGCCGGTCATCAAAAAGACGGAAGAGCATCCCGCCGGCGCCATTTACGCCCGCGGCTCCTGCGACGATAAGGGGCAATTCTTCATGCACATCAAAGCCTTCGAGGCCATGAACGCCAAAGGAGCCCTGACCTGCAACATGAAGTTCATGATCGAAGGCGAAGAGGAGGTAGGGTCCAGCCACCTGGGCACGTTCTGCCGGGAGAACGCCGGCAAACTAGCCTGCGACACCATCCTCATCTCCGATACTTCCATCATTGCCAACGACGTGCCGTCGATCACCGTCGGGCTGCGCGGGCTGAGTTACGTCGAGGTGGAAGTCACCGGCCCCAACCGCGACCTGCACTCCGGGGTGTACGGCGGCGCGGTGGCCAACCCCATTAACGTGCTCTGCGACATGATCGCCTCCCTGCAGGATGAGAACCGCCGCATTACCATACCTGGCTTTTATGATGATGTGGTAGCGCTGAGCGCCGCCGAACGGGCTAAGATGAATGAAGCCCCGTTCGACCTGGAGCATTATAAAAAAGACCTGGCTATTGGCGACATACAGGGCGAAACCGGGTTCACTACCCTGGAACGGGTCTCCATCCGCCCGACGCTGGACGTCAACGGCATCTGGGGGGGCTACATCGGCAAAGGGGCCAAGACCGTGCTGCCTTCCAAGGCTTCCGCCAAGATCAGCATGCGCCTGGTACCCAACCAGGATCCGGACAAGATCACCGAGCTCTTCACCCGGCATTTCGAAAGCATCGCCCCCCCCTCGGTTAAAGTTAAGGTGATACCCCATCACGGCGGCCAGCCGGCGGTGACGCCGACAGATACCCCGGAATATAAGGCGGCCTCGAAGGCTATGGAAAAGGCCTTTGGAAAAACGCCGATCCCCGCGCGCGAAGGCGGCAGCATTCCCATTGTAGCCCTGTTCGAGGAAGTGCTCGGCGCCAAGAGCATCCTTATGGGCTTCGGGCTGGACTCCGACGCCATCCACTCGCCAAACGAGCACTACGGGCTGTTTAATTTTTACAAAGGGATAGAAACGATTCCGTACTTTTATGATTATTATGCGAAAATGAAGTAA
- a CDS encoding TIGR00159 family protein gives MLYLFNIGFLPVRIWDVLDILIVGYLIYQIYKLLKGNIAFNIFVGVMTLYVVWWLVNQLDMDLLAAVLDQFVSVGVIIIIIIFQPEVRRFLLFLGNTTLRQRSNFVGRIIDRNLENTEEKARQIRAMRSALLRMSKKKTGALIVLAGNLSLDGLVSSGVGLDAEISEPILESIFNKESPLHDGAVLIANGKLKSASCILPVSENPNLPKSAGLRHRAAVGISERANVAAFVVSEETGYISYAVDGELRRKVSEDALQELLNQYF, from the coding sequence ATGTTGTATCTGTTTAATATAGGCTTTCTTCCCGTTCGCATCTGGGATGTCCTGGACATCCTGATCGTCGGTTACCTGATCTATCAGATCTACAAGCTGCTGAAAGGGAATATCGCCTTCAATATTTTTGTCGGGGTGATGACCCTCTACGTCGTGTGGTGGCTGGTCAATCAGCTGGACATGGACCTGCTCGCGGCCGTGCTGGACCAGTTCGTCAGCGTAGGGGTGATCATCATCATCATCATTTTCCAGCCGGAGGTCCGGCGGTTTTTGCTCTTCCTCGGCAACACGACGCTGCGGCAGCGCTCCAATTTCGTCGGGCGCATCATCGACCGCAACCTGGAGAATACCGAAGAGAAAGCCCGCCAAATCCGGGCGATGCGCTCCGCGCTGCTGCGGATGAGCAAGAAGAAGACCGGCGCCCTCATCGTGCTGGCCGGCAACCTGAGCCTCGACGGGCTGGTCAGCTCCGGCGTGGGGCTCGACGCGGAGATCAGCGAACCCATCCTGGAGAGCATTTTCAACAAGGAAAGCCCTCTGCACGACGGAGCGGTGCTTATCGCCAACGGCAAGCTGAAATCTGCCAGCTGCATCCTGCCGGTTTCCGAAAACCCCAACCTGCCCAAATCGGCGGGCCTGAGGCATCGCGCCGCCGTGGGCATCTCGGAACGGGCCAATGTGGCTGCTTTTGTCGTCTCCGAAGAAACCGGATACATCTCCTATGCAGTTGACGGGGAGCTGCGAAGGAAGGTCTCAGAGGATGCCCTGCAGGAGTTGCTCAATCAATATTTTTAG
- a CDS encoding GNAT family N-acetyltransferase — translation MKLQRLQEFEIEEATELAIAGLLGDCFPEYPQGRIYFKQLPDFRFLCWENESLIAHMAVEHRIIDNDGQALRIFGIADLCVAEAFQHRRLASRMISELAILGLRHRIDFLLLMAKDHGLYESNGFQLVSNTCQWLMISENRTLGIAHRRVRSSLMIKALGKKEWKPGLVDFLGHVF, via the coding sequence ATGAAACTTCAGCGCCTCCAGGAATTTGAGATTGAAGAGGCTACCGAATTGGCCATTGCCGGCCTGCTGGGCGATTGCTTCCCGGAGTATCCGCAGGGGCGTATCTATTTCAAACAGCTACCGGATTTCCGTTTCCTGTGCTGGGAAAACGAGTCGCTCATCGCCCACATGGCGGTGGAACACCGCATCATCGACAACGATGGCCAAGCCCTCCGCATTTTCGGCATAGCTGACCTCTGCGTGGCCGAAGCCTTCCAGCACCGCCGCCTGGCCAGCCGAATGATCTCTGAACTCGCCATCCTGGGCCTGCGCCACCGGATCGATTTCCTCCTGCTAATGGCAAAAGACCACGGGCTCTACGAGAGCAACGGATTCCAATTGGTGTCCAATACCTGCCAGTGGTTGATGATCAGCGAAAACCGCACCCTGGGCATTGCCCACCGCCGGGTCAGGTCGAGCCTCATGATCAAAGCCCTGGGCAAAAAAGAATGGAAGCCCGGGCTGGTGGACTTTCTGGGGCACGTGTTTTAA